The sequence TCGAGCGCAGCCGCGAGGCCGCGCTCGTGGGCCGGCTGCGCGACGCCACGGCGTCCGGCGGCCGGGCCGTGCAGGGACTCCCCGCGGTGCTCGACGCCCTGGCGACCCGCCGCGTCGACCAGCTGGTGGTGTCCCGCGGCTTCACAGCGCCGGGCTGGCGCTGCAACAGCTGCGACAACCACGCCGCCGTCGGCCGCACGTGCAAGCGCTGCGGCGCCGAGATGGTGGAGGTCGACGACATCGTCGAGGAGACGGTCGAGGCGGCGATGGCCCAGTCGTGCCGCGTCGAGATCTGCGTCGACAACGCCGACCTCGACGTGATGGGACGCATCGGCGCGTTCCTCCGCTACTGATGGCACCCGGGCGGGTGGTCGCCGGGGTCGACATCGGCGGCACGAAGATCCTCGGGGTCACCGTCGATCCCGACGATCCGACCACCGTGCTCGGCGAGCACCGCGTCCCCACGCCGGTCGGCTCCACCCAGGTGCTCGACGCCATCGCCGGCGTGGTGAAGGAGCTGGCCCAGGAGCATCCGGTCACCTCGGTGGGCGTGGGGATCGCCGGCCTCGTGAACCGCGACGGCGTGCTCCGGGTGGGTCCCAACCTGCCCAACCTCCGGGACGTCGCCGTCGGCACCGAGCTGAGCCGGCGGCTGGGCCTGACCGTGGCGGTCGACAACGACGCCACCTGCGCCGCCTGGGGCGAGCACAAGGCCGGGGCCGCCCGGGGCTTCGCCGACGCGCTGTGCATCGCGCTGGGCACCGGCATCGGCGCCGGCATCGTCGTCGGCGGCGAGCTGGAGCGGGGCACCCACGGCTTCGCCGGCGAGGCGGGCCACATGATGATCGATCCCAACGGTCCGCTGTGCCCGTGCGGGCGTCGTGGCTGCTGGGAGCGCATGGCGTCGGGCAGTGGGCTGGGTCGCCTGGCCCGTGATGCCGCCGAGGCCGGCCGGCTCGACCGCTCGCTGGCGCTGGCCGGGGGCGACGTCCCCGCCATGCGCGGCGAGCACGTGGCCCAGGCCGCGGCCGAGGGTGACCAGGACGCGCTCGACCTGCTGCGGTCGTTCGCCTGGTGGGTGGCGGCCGGGATCGGCAGCCTGGTGACACTGCTCGACCCGGGCGTGGTGGTGATCGGCGGCGGGCTCATCGAGATCGGCGACCCGCTCCTGCAGCCGGTGCGCGACCACTACCGCAAGCTGGTGATGACCTACGACGAGCGGACCGACGTCGAGATCGTGGCGGCTGAGCTGGGCGAGCGGGCGGGGGCCATCGGGGCCGCGCTCCTGTAGTCGTGCCTCAAACGGGTGAAGACCGGGTGAACGGGTAGCGCTACCGTTGATCCATGGAGCTTCGCCGCATCACGGGTCTTCCCCCGTACGTCTTCACGATCATCGACGGTCTGAAGATCGAGGCCCGGCGAGCCGGCATCGACGTGATCGACCTGGGGTTCGGCAACCCCGACATCCCGTCGCCCGAGCTGGCCGTCGAGAAGCTCTGCGAAGCCGCCCACAACACCCGCAACCATCGCTACTCGGCCAGCCGCGGCATCCCCAAGCTGCGGGAGGCCGTGGCGCAGCTCTACAAGCGCCGCTTCGACGTCGACCTCGACCCCGAGCGCGAGGTCATCACCACCATCGG is a genomic window of Acidimicrobiales bacterium containing:
- a CDS encoding ROK family protein: MAPGRVVAGVDIGGTKILGVTVDPDDPTTVLGEHRVPTPVGSTQVLDAIAGVVKELAQEHPVTSVGVGIAGLVNRDGVLRVGPNLPNLRDVAVGTELSRRLGLTVAVDNDATCAAWGEHKAGAARGFADALCIALGTGIGAGIVVGGELERGTHGFAGEAGHMMIDPNGPLCPCGRRGCWERMASGSGLGRLARDAAEAGRLDRSLALAGGDVPAMRGEHVAQAAAEGDQDALDLLRSFAWWVAAGIGSLVTLLDPGVVVIGGGLIEIGDPLLQPVRDHYRKLVMTYDERTDVEIVAAELGERAGAIGAALL